A region from the Antennarius striatus isolate MH-2024 chromosome 22, ASM4005453v1, whole genome shotgun sequence genome encodes:
- the mybpc1 gene encoding myosin-binding protein C, slow-type isoform X5 has protein sequence MPEPTKKDETPNGQPEGVAPVSNGPPPLPEISLEVSPPQEDANSPKKLSIELPNDSVPAMGRKDSVWSLGEGQPPEELEKPIDTPPLSTLLIEKPQSATVSVGGDVTFIAKVEGKDLLRKPTVKWFKGKWMDLASKTGKHLQLKETFDRLSKVHTFEMHIIKAKENYAGNYRCEVNYKDKFDSCSFDLEVQESGQGSQSIDIRSAFKRSEGQEDAGELDFSGLLKHREIKPDDTPEIDVWEILKNARPDEYEKIAFMYGITDLRGLLRRMKKIPKEEKKSEAFAKKLEPAYQVDKGSKIRLVVDLADPTVDLKWYKNGQEIRPTPNQRKYIFEHKGTQRIMVINNCTLNDDAAYSVAAGDEKCSTELFVKELPVKVVKGIEPVKTTVNERIELECEVSEEGAQVKWMKNGVEVPTGVRSRYRVKCEGTKHYLVIDDASREDTGTYSIMATGGTSEAHIQVDLKPLKVYQDLQNMTVMLGQPIKLQCEIYPGNVPGRWYRNGQLIQPNDRINIIHRNRVHRLEIEASSLHDAGDYTFVPEGYSQSLSAKLHIIDPPKVHLDSLNFPDNTMTIVAGNKLRLEIPISGEPAPRVVWMKGERVILESGHRVRAETYGDQTSLTIDVTEREDSGNYKIVLQNEAGEASACVKIKVVDIPDPPDAPLVPEVGGDWCSMTWEVPKYDGGSPILGYYIERKKKQSSRWMRLNFDLIKETSFEPKKMIEGVPYEVRIFAVNAIGVSKPSEPSKAFTPLAVTSEPTMLVVDDVTDTTVTVKWRPPETIGAAGLDGYSVEYCIEGTDDWIVSNDELTEKTKHTITGLTPGTKILVRVKAINAAGASAPRTIQHSVLVKEVIEPPKIRVPRHLKQTYTRRVGEAVNLVVPFMGKPRPKVTWLKEGKVVDSSDISIRNTDCDSIIFIRKAERSHSGKYEMTVHVDNHVDTAIIDIQIVDLPGPPQSVTIEDVWGGNVALVWTPPKDNGNAPIIGYTIQKADKKTMEWYTCIEHYHRTCITITELVVGNEYFFRIFAENMCGLSEKATQTKKSALIVKEGLQVKTHEFEDHDFKEAPMFTQPLINTFAIAGYNATLNCSVRANPRPKVMWMKNKIAIIDDPRYRMFSNQGVCTLEIRKPSPYDGGMYTCKAINDLGEAQVDCKLEVKGGFTFYELMQRGVPLHLIDQYMSETKTVEQEK, from the exons GTGTTGCCCCAGTCAGTAATGGTCCGCCACCCTTACCTGAGATTTCCCTGGAGGTATCTCCCCCCCAAG aggATGCCAATTCACCCAAGAAACTGTCAATTGAGCTGCCTA ATGATAGTGTCCCAGCCATGGGGAGAAAAGACTCAG TGTGGTCTCTTGGAGAGGGTCAACCCCCAGAGGAACTGGAAAAGCCCATTGACACCCCACCACTGTCAACCCTGCTGATAGAGAAACCCCAAAGTGCCACTGTTTCTGTGG GTGGAGACGTTACCTTTATTGCCAAGGTTGAAGGCAAAGATCTTCTCCGCAAACCTACTGTAAAGTGGTTtaaaggaaaatggatggatcttGCCAGCAAGACAGGAAAGCATTTGCAGCTGAAGGAGACCTTTGACCGACTCAGCAAG GTCCACACATTTGAAATGCACATCATCAAGGCCAAAGAAAACTATGCAGGAAACTACAGATGTGAAGTCAATTACAAGGACAAGTTTGACAGTTGTTCCTTTGACTTGGAAGTTCAAG AAAGTGGACAGGGATCACAGAGCATTGATATTCGATCAGCTTTCAAAAGGAG TGAAGGACAAGAAGATGCAGGGGAGCTTGACTTTAGTGGTCTCCTTAAACATAG GGAGATAAAACCGGATGATACACCGGAGATCGATGTATGGGAGATCCTTAAGAATGCCCGACCAGATGAGTATGAAAAGATCGCCTTCATGTATGGCATCACAGATCTGAGAGGTCTGCTGCGGAGGATGAAGAAAATaccaaaggaggagaaaaagagtGAAG CTTTTGCAAAGAAATTGGAACCTGCATATCAAGTGGATAAAGGGTCAAAGATCCGCTTGGTGGTTGACCTGGCAGACCCCACAGTTGACTTGAAGTGGTACAAGAATGGACAAGAAATCAGACCCACTCCCAA TCAAAGGAA GTACATTTTTGAGCATAAGGGCACACAGAGGATAATGGTCATCAACAACTGCACCCTGAATGATGATGCAGCTTATTCTGTAGCTGCGGGAGATGAGAAGTGCTCCACAGAACTGTTTGTCAAAG aGTTGCCAGTAAAGGTAGTTAAAGGTATTGAGCCTGTAAAGACTACAGTGAACGAGAGGATTGAGCTGGAGTGCGAAGTGTCAGAGGAAGGTGCTCAAGTGAAATG GATGAAGAATGGTGTTGAGGTTCCTACAGGAGTGCGCTCCAGGTACCGAGTAAAGTGTGAGGGAACAAAGCACTATTTGGTGATTGATGATGCATCCAGAGAGGACACTGGGACTTACTCCATTATGGCTACTGGTGGCACATCAGAGGCTCACATACAGGTTGACT TGAAACCATTGAAGGTGTACCAGGATCTCCAGAATATGACGGTGATGTTAGGTCAACCCATCAAGCTCCAGTGTGAAATTTACCCAGGCAACGTCCCTGGTCGTTGGTACCGGAATGGGCAACTGATCCAACCCAATGACCGCATCAACATCATTCACAGAAATAG AGTTCATCGTCTTGAAATTGAAGCCAGCTCCCTTCATGATGCAGGAGATTATACTTTTGTTCCTGAGGGATATTCACAGAGCCTCTCTGCCAAACTACACATCATTG ACCCACCAAAGGTACACTTGGACAGCTTGAACTTCCCAGACAACACTATGACAATTGTGGCAGGAAACAAACTTCGCTTGGAGATACCTATTAGTGGAGAACCAGCACCCAGGGTGGTGTGGATGAAGGGAGAAAGG GTGATTCTTGAGTCAGGCCATCGGGTCCGGGCTGAAACGTATGGTGATCAGACCAGTCTGACGATTGATGTCACTGAGCGGGAGGACAGTGGCAACTACAAAATAGTTCTGCAGAATGAGGCTGGTGAAGCTTCAGCATGTGTAAAAATCAAGGTTGTTG ACATCCCTGACCCTCCAGATGCTCCTTTAGTCCCAGAAGTGGGTGGTGATTGGTGCTCTATGACATGGGAAGTGCCAAAGTATGATGGAGGTTCACCAATATTGG GCTACTACattgagagaaagaagaagcagAGCTCTAGATGGATGAGACTGAACTTTGACCTGATCAAAGAAACATCATTTGAACCCAAGAAGATGATTGAAGGAGTGCCGTATGAAGTCCGGATCTTTGCAGTCAATGCCATTGGTGTCTCCAAGCCTAGTGAACCATCTAAAGCCTTTACACCCCTTG CTGTAACCAGTGAGCCCACCATGCTGGTTGtggatgatgtcactgacaCCACAGTGACTGTAAAATGGCGTCCTCCTGAAACCATTGGAGCTGCTGGACTTGACGGATATTCGGTGGAATACTGCATAGAAGGAA CTGATGATTGGATAGTATCTAACGATGAACTGACAGAAAAGACCAAGCACACCATCACTGGCCTGACCCCAGGCACTAAAATCTTAGTTCGGGTCAAAGCTATAAACGCTGCCGGAGCCAGTGCTCCACGGACCATCCAGCACTCTGTTCTTGTTAAAGAAGTTATTG AACCACCCAAGATCCGCGTACCCCGACACTTGAAGCAAACATACACTCGTAGAGTTGGAGAAGCGGTTAATCTTGTTGTGCCATTTATG GGCAAACCCAGACCCAAGGTCACCTGGTTGAAAGAAGGCAAGGTCGTAGACTCTTCAGACATCAGCATCCGCAACACAGACTGCGACAGTATCATCTTCATTCGTAAAGCTGAGCGCAGCCACTCTGGAAAATATGAGATGACTGTGCATGTTGACAACCATGTGGACACTGCCATAATTGACATACAAATTGTGG ACCTTCCTGGGCCTCCTCAGTCTGTTACCATTGAAGATGTTTGGGGTGGAAATGTCGCTTTGGTCTGGACTCCACCCAAAGACAATGGAAACGCACCCATAATAGGCTACACCATTCAAAAAGCAGACAAGAAGACAATG GAATGGTACACATGCATTGAACATTACCACCGCACCTGTATCACCATCACAGAGTTGGTAGTTGGAAATGAGTACTTCTTCAGGATTTTTGCAGAAAACATGTGTGGCTTAAGCGAGAAGGCTACCCAAACCAAAAAAAGTGCCCTCATCGTCAAAGAAG GCTTGCAGGTGAAAACACATGAATTTGAAGACCACGACTTCAAGGAGGCGCCCATGTTCACACAGCCATTGATCAACACTTTTGCCATTGCCGGTTACAATGCTACTCTCAACTGCAGTGTTCGTGCAAACCCAAGG CCCAAAGTCATGTGGATGAAGAATAAAATAGCCATCATTGATGATCCACGCTACCGCATGTTTAGCAACCAAGGAGTATGTACTCTGGAGATCAGGAAGCCGAGCCCTTACGATGGTGGCATGTACACATGTAAGGCTATCAATGACCTGGGAGAGGCTCAAGTGGACTGCAagctggaggtcaaag GAGGCTTCACTTTCTACGAGCTAATGCAACGAGGAGTTCCCCTACACCTGATTGACCAATACATGAGCGAGACGAAGACTGTGGAACAGGAGAAGTAA
- the mybpc1 gene encoding myosin-binding protein C, slow-type isoform X2 produces the protein MPEPTKKDETPNGQPEGVAPVSNGPPPLPEISLEVSPPQDDDPAPTAPSPTPQAEDANSPKKLSIELPNDSVPAMGRKDSVWSLGEGQPPEELEKPIDTPPLSTLLIEKPQSATVSVGGDVTFIAKVEGKDLLRKPTVKWFKGKWMDLASKTGKHLQLKETFDRLSKVHTFEMHIIKAKENYAGNYRCEVNYKDKFDSCSFDLEVQESGQGSQSIDIRSAFKRSEGQEDAGELDFSGLLKHREIKPDDTPEIDVWEILKNARPDEYEKIAFMYGITDLRGLLRRMKKIPKEEKKSEAFAKKLEPAYQVDKGSKIRLVVDLADPTVDLKWYKNGQEIRPTPNQRKYIFEHKGTQRIMVINNCTLNDDAAYSVAAGDEKCSTELFVKELPVKVVKGIEPVKTTVNERIELECEVSEEGAQVKWMKNGVEVPTGVRSRYRVKCEGTKHYLVIDDASREDTGTYSIMATGGTSEAHIQVDLKPLKVYQDLQNMTVMLGQPIKLQCEIYPGNVPGRWYRNGQLIQPNDRINIIHRNRVHRLEIEASSLHDAGDYTFVPEGYSQSLSAKLHIIDPPKVHLDSLNFPDNTMTIVAGNKLRLEIPISGEPAPRVVWMKGERVILESGHRVRAETYGDQTSLTIDVTEREDSGNYKIVLQNEAGEASACVKIKVVDIPDPPDAPLVPEVGGDWCSMTWEVPKYDGGSPILGYYIERKKKQSSRWMRLNFDLIKETSFEPKKMIEGVPYEVRIFAVNAIGVSKPSEPSKAFTPLAVTSEPTMLVVDDVTDTTVTVKWRPPETIGAAGLDGYSVEYCIEGTDDWIVSNDELTEKTKHTITGLTPGTKILVRVKAINAAGASAPRTIQHSVLVKEVIEPPKIRVPRHLKQTYTRRVGEAVNLVVPFMGKPRPKVTWLKEGKVVDSSDISIRNTDCDSIIFIRKAERSHSGKYEMTVHVDNHVDTAIIDIQIVDLPGPPQSVTIEDVWGGNVALVWTPPKDNGNAPIIGYTIQKADKKTMEWYTCIEHYHRTCITITELVVGNEYFFRIFAENMCGLSEKATQTKKSALIVKEGLQVKTHEFEDHDFKEAPMFTQPLINTFAIAGYNATLNCSVRANPRPKVMWMKNKIAIIDDPRYRMFSNQGVCTLEIRKPSPYDGGMYTCKAINDLGEAQVDCKLEVKGGFTFYELMQRGVPLHLIDQYMSETKTVEQEK, from the exons GTGTTGCCCCAGTCAGTAATGGTCCGCCACCCTTACCTGAGATTTCCCTGGAGGTATCTCCCCCCCAAG ATGACGATCCTGCACCCACTGCTCCATCTCCAACACCTCAAGCAG aggATGCCAATTCACCCAAGAAACTGTCAATTGAGCTGCCTA ATGATAGTGTCCCAGCCATGGGGAGAAAAGACTCAG TGTGGTCTCTTGGAGAGGGTCAACCCCCAGAGGAACTGGAAAAGCCCATTGACACCCCACCACTGTCAACCCTGCTGATAGAGAAACCCCAAAGTGCCACTGTTTCTGTGG GTGGAGACGTTACCTTTATTGCCAAGGTTGAAGGCAAAGATCTTCTCCGCAAACCTACTGTAAAGTGGTTtaaaggaaaatggatggatcttGCCAGCAAGACAGGAAAGCATTTGCAGCTGAAGGAGACCTTTGACCGACTCAGCAAG GTCCACACATTTGAAATGCACATCATCAAGGCCAAAGAAAACTATGCAGGAAACTACAGATGTGAAGTCAATTACAAGGACAAGTTTGACAGTTGTTCCTTTGACTTGGAAGTTCAAG AAAGTGGACAGGGATCACAGAGCATTGATATTCGATCAGCTTTCAAAAGGAG TGAAGGACAAGAAGATGCAGGGGAGCTTGACTTTAGTGGTCTCCTTAAACATAG GGAGATAAAACCGGATGATACACCGGAGATCGATGTATGGGAGATCCTTAAGAATGCCCGACCAGATGAGTATGAAAAGATCGCCTTCATGTATGGCATCACAGATCTGAGAGGTCTGCTGCGGAGGATGAAGAAAATaccaaaggaggagaaaaagagtGAAG CTTTTGCAAAGAAATTGGAACCTGCATATCAAGTGGATAAAGGGTCAAAGATCCGCTTGGTGGTTGACCTGGCAGACCCCACAGTTGACTTGAAGTGGTACAAGAATGGACAAGAAATCAGACCCACTCCCAA TCAAAGGAA GTACATTTTTGAGCATAAGGGCACACAGAGGATAATGGTCATCAACAACTGCACCCTGAATGATGATGCAGCTTATTCTGTAGCTGCGGGAGATGAGAAGTGCTCCACAGAACTGTTTGTCAAAG aGTTGCCAGTAAAGGTAGTTAAAGGTATTGAGCCTGTAAAGACTACAGTGAACGAGAGGATTGAGCTGGAGTGCGAAGTGTCAGAGGAAGGTGCTCAAGTGAAATG GATGAAGAATGGTGTTGAGGTTCCTACAGGAGTGCGCTCCAGGTACCGAGTAAAGTGTGAGGGAACAAAGCACTATTTGGTGATTGATGATGCATCCAGAGAGGACACTGGGACTTACTCCATTATGGCTACTGGTGGCACATCAGAGGCTCACATACAGGTTGACT TGAAACCATTGAAGGTGTACCAGGATCTCCAGAATATGACGGTGATGTTAGGTCAACCCATCAAGCTCCAGTGTGAAATTTACCCAGGCAACGTCCCTGGTCGTTGGTACCGGAATGGGCAACTGATCCAACCCAATGACCGCATCAACATCATTCACAGAAATAG AGTTCATCGTCTTGAAATTGAAGCCAGCTCCCTTCATGATGCAGGAGATTATACTTTTGTTCCTGAGGGATATTCACAGAGCCTCTCTGCCAAACTACACATCATTG ACCCACCAAAGGTACACTTGGACAGCTTGAACTTCCCAGACAACACTATGACAATTGTGGCAGGAAACAAACTTCGCTTGGAGATACCTATTAGTGGAGAACCAGCACCCAGGGTGGTGTGGATGAAGGGAGAAAGG GTGATTCTTGAGTCAGGCCATCGGGTCCGGGCTGAAACGTATGGTGATCAGACCAGTCTGACGATTGATGTCACTGAGCGGGAGGACAGTGGCAACTACAAAATAGTTCTGCAGAATGAGGCTGGTGAAGCTTCAGCATGTGTAAAAATCAAGGTTGTTG ACATCCCTGACCCTCCAGATGCTCCTTTAGTCCCAGAAGTGGGTGGTGATTGGTGCTCTATGACATGGGAAGTGCCAAAGTATGATGGAGGTTCACCAATATTGG GCTACTACattgagagaaagaagaagcagAGCTCTAGATGGATGAGACTGAACTTTGACCTGATCAAAGAAACATCATTTGAACCCAAGAAGATGATTGAAGGAGTGCCGTATGAAGTCCGGATCTTTGCAGTCAATGCCATTGGTGTCTCCAAGCCTAGTGAACCATCTAAAGCCTTTACACCCCTTG CTGTAACCAGTGAGCCCACCATGCTGGTTGtggatgatgtcactgacaCCACAGTGACTGTAAAATGGCGTCCTCCTGAAACCATTGGAGCTGCTGGACTTGACGGATATTCGGTGGAATACTGCATAGAAGGAA CTGATGATTGGATAGTATCTAACGATGAACTGACAGAAAAGACCAAGCACACCATCACTGGCCTGACCCCAGGCACTAAAATCTTAGTTCGGGTCAAAGCTATAAACGCTGCCGGAGCCAGTGCTCCACGGACCATCCAGCACTCTGTTCTTGTTAAAGAAGTTATTG AACCACCCAAGATCCGCGTACCCCGACACTTGAAGCAAACATACACTCGTAGAGTTGGAGAAGCGGTTAATCTTGTTGTGCCATTTATG GGCAAACCCAGACCCAAGGTCACCTGGTTGAAAGAAGGCAAGGTCGTAGACTCTTCAGACATCAGCATCCGCAACACAGACTGCGACAGTATCATCTTCATTCGTAAAGCTGAGCGCAGCCACTCTGGAAAATATGAGATGACTGTGCATGTTGACAACCATGTGGACACTGCCATAATTGACATACAAATTGTGG ACCTTCCTGGGCCTCCTCAGTCTGTTACCATTGAAGATGTTTGGGGTGGAAATGTCGCTTTGGTCTGGACTCCACCCAAAGACAATGGAAACGCACCCATAATAGGCTACACCATTCAAAAAGCAGACAAGAAGACAATG GAATGGTACACATGCATTGAACATTACCACCGCACCTGTATCACCATCACAGAGTTGGTAGTTGGAAATGAGTACTTCTTCAGGATTTTTGCAGAAAACATGTGTGGCTTAAGCGAGAAGGCTACCCAAACCAAAAAAAGTGCCCTCATCGTCAAAGAAG GCTTGCAGGTGAAAACACATGAATTTGAAGACCACGACTTCAAGGAGGCGCCCATGTTCACACAGCCATTGATCAACACTTTTGCCATTGCCGGTTACAATGCTACTCTCAACTGCAGTGTTCGTGCAAACCCAAGG CCCAAAGTCATGTGGATGAAGAATAAAATAGCCATCATTGATGATCCACGCTACCGCATGTTTAGCAACCAAGGAGTATGTACTCTGGAGATCAGGAAGCCGAGCCCTTACGATGGTGGCATGTACACATGTAAGGCTATCAATGACCTGGGAGAGGCTCAAGTGGACTGCAagctggaggtcaaag GAGGCTTCACTTTCTACGAGCTAATGCAACGAGGAGTTCCCCTACACCTGATTGACCAATACATGAGCGAGACGAAGACTGTGGAACAGGAGAAGTAA
- the mybpc1 gene encoding myosin-binding protein C, slow-type isoform X4, with translation MPEPTKKDETPNGQPEEGVAPVSNGPPPLPEISLEVSPPQEDANSPKKLSIELPNDSVPAMGRKDSVWSLGEGQPPEELEKPIDTPPLSTLLIEKPQSATVSVGGDVTFIAKVEGKDLLRKPTVKWFKGKWMDLASKTGKHLQLKETFDRLSKVHTFEMHIIKAKENYAGNYRCEVNYKDKFDSCSFDLEVQESGQGSQSIDIRSAFKRSEGQEDAGELDFSGLLKHREIKPDDTPEIDVWEILKNARPDEYEKIAFMYGITDLRGLLRRMKKIPKEEKKSEAFAKKLEPAYQVDKGSKIRLVVDLADPTVDLKWYKNGQEIRPTPNQRKYIFEHKGTQRIMVINNCTLNDDAAYSVAAGDEKCSTELFVKELPVKVVKGIEPVKTTVNERIELECEVSEEGAQVKWMKNGVEVPTGVRSRYRVKCEGTKHYLVIDDASREDTGTYSIMATGGTSEAHIQVDLKPLKVYQDLQNMTVMLGQPIKLQCEIYPGNVPGRWYRNGQLIQPNDRINIIHRNRVHRLEIEASSLHDAGDYTFVPEGYSQSLSAKLHIIDPPKVHLDSLNFPDNTMTIVAGNKLRLEIPISGEPAPRVVWMKGERVILESGHRVRAETYGDQTSLTIDVTEREDSGNYKIVLQNEAGEASACVKIKVVDIPDPPDAPLVPEVGGDWCSMTWEVPKYDGGSPILGYYIERKKKQSSRWMRLNFDLIKETSFEPKKMIEGVPYEVRIFAVNAIGVSKPSEPSKAFTPLAVTSEPTMLVVDDVTDTTVTVKWRPPETIGAAGLDGYSVEYCIEGTDDWIVSNDELTEKTKHTITGLTPGTKILVRVKAINAAGASAPRTIQHSVLVKEVIEPPKIRVPRHLKQTYTRRVGEAVNLVVPFMGKPRPKVTWLKEGKVVDSSDISIRNTDCDSIIFIRKAERSHSGKYEMTVHVDNHVDTAIIDIQIVDLPGPPQSVTIEDVWGGNVALVWTPPKDNGNAPIIGYTIQKADKKTMEWYTCIEHYHRTCITITELVVGNEYFFRIFAENMCGLSEKATQTKKSALIVKEGLQVKTHEFEDHDFKEAPMFTQPLINTFAIAGYNATLNCSVRANPRPKVMWMKNKIAIIDDPRYRMFSNQGVCTLEIRKPSPYDGGMYTCKAINDLGEAQVDCKLEVKGGFTFYELMQRGVPLHLIDQYMSETKTVEQEK, from the exons AAGGTGTTGCCCCAGTCAGTAATGGTCCGCCACCCTTACCTGAGATTTCCCTGGAGGTATCTCCCCCCCAAG aggATGCCAATTCACCCAAGAAACTGTCAATTGAGCTGCCTA ATGATAGTGTCCCAGCCATGGGGAGAAAAGACTCAG TGTGGTCTCTTGGAGAGGGTCAACCCCCAGAGGAACTGGAAAAGCCCATTGACACCCCACCACTGTCAACCCTGCTGATAGAGAAACCCCAAAGTGCCACTGTTTCTGTGG GTGGAGACGTTACCTTTATTGCCAAGGTTGAAGGCAAAGATCTTCTCCGCAAACCTACTGTAAAGTGGTTtaaaggaaaatggatggatcttGCCAGCAAGACAGGAAAGCATTTGCAGCTGAAGGAGACCTTTGACCGACTCAGCAAG GTCCACACATTTGAAATGCACATCATCAAGGCCAAAGAAAACTATGCAGGAAACTACAGATGTGAAGTCAATTACAAGGACAAGTTTGACAGTTGTTCCTTTGACTTGGAAGTTCAAG AAAGTGGACAGGGATCACAGAGCATTGATATTCGATCAGCTTTCAAAAGGAG TGAAGGACAAGAAGATGCAGGGGAGCTTGACTTTAGTGGTCTCCTTAAACATAG GGAGATAAAACCGGATGATACACCGGAGATCGATGTATGGGAGATCCTTAAGAATGCCCGACCAGATGAGTATGAAAAGATCGCCTTCATGTATGGCATCACAGATCTGAGAGGTCTGCTGCGGAGGATGAAGAAAATaccaaaggaggagaaaaagagtGAAG CTTTTGCAAAGAAATTGGAACCTGCATATCAAGTGGATAAAGGGTCAAAGATCCGCTTGGTGGTTGACCTGGCAGACCCCACAGTTGACTTGAAGTGGTACAAGAATGGACAAGAAATCAGACCCACTCCCAA TCAAAGGAA GTACATTTTTGAGCATAAGGGCACACAGAGGATAATGGTCATCAACAACTGCACCCTGAATGATGATGCAGCTTATTCTGTAGCTGCGGGAGATGAGAAGTGCTCCACAGAACTGTTTGTCAAAG aGTTGCCAGTAAAGGTAGTTAAAGGTATTGAGCCTGTAAAGACTACAGTGAACGAGAGGATTGAGCTGGAGTGCGAAGTGTCAGAGGAAGGTGCTCAAGTGAAATG GATGAAGAATGGTGTTGAGGTTCCTACAGGAGTGCGCTCCAGGTACCGAGTAAAGTGTGAGGGAACAAAGCACTATTTGGTGATTGATGATGCATCCAGAGAGGACACTGGGACTTACTCCATTATGGCTACTGGTGGCACATCAGAGGCTCACATACAGGTTGACT TGAAACCATTGAAGGTGTACCAGGATCTCCAGAATATGACGGTGATGTTAGGTCAACCCATCAAGCTCCAGTGTGAAATTTACCCAGGCAACGTCCCTGGTCGTTGGTACCGGAATGGGCAACTGATCCAACCCAATGACCGCATCAACATCATTCACAGAAATAG AGTTCATCGTCTTGAAATTGAAGCCAGCTCCCTTCATGATGCAGGAGATTATACTTTTGTTCCTGAGGGATATTCACAGAGCCTCTCTGCCAAACTACACATCATTG ACCCACCAAAGGTACACTTGGACAGCTTGAACTTCCCAGACAACACTATGACAATTGTGGCAGGAAACAAACTTCGCTTGGAGATACCTATTAGTGGAGAACCAGCACCCAGGGTGGTGTGGATGAAGGGAGAAAGG GTGATTCTTGAGTCAGGCCATCGGGTCCGGGCTGAAACGTATGGTGATCAGACCAGTCTGACGATTGATGTCACTGAGCGGGAGGACAGTGGCAACTACAAAATAGTTCTGCAGAATGAGGCTGGTGAAGCTTCAGCATGTGTAAAAATCAAGGTTGTTG ACATCCCTGACCCTCCAGATGCTCCTTTAGTCCCAGAAGTGGGTGGTGATTGGTGCTCTATGACATGGGAAGTGCCAAAGTATGATGGAGGTTCACCAATATTGG GCTACTACattgagagaaagaagaagcagAGCTCTAGATGGATGAGACTGAACTTTGACCTGATCAAAGAAACATCATTTGAACCCAAGAAGATGATTGAAGGAGTGCCGTATGAAGTCCGGATCTTTGCAGTCAATGCCATTGGTGTCTCCAAGCCTAGTGAACCATCTAAAGCCTTTACACCCCTTG CTGTAACCAGTGAGCCCACCATGCTGGTTGtggatgatgtcactgacaCCACAGTGACTGTAAAATGGCGTCCTCCTGAAACCATTGGAGCTGCTGGACTTGACGGATATTCGGTGGAATACTGCATAGAAGGAA CTGATGATTGGATAGTATCTAACGATGAACTGACAGAAAAGACCAAGCACACCATCACTGGCCTGACCCCAGGCACTAAAATCTTAGTTCGGGTCAAAGCTATAAACGCTGCCGGAGCCAGTGCTCCACGGACCATCCAGCACTCTGTTCTTGTTAAAGAAGTTATTG AACCACCCAAGATCCGCGTACCCCGACACTTGAAGCAAACATACACTCGTAGAGTTGGAGAAGCGGTTAATCTTGTTGTGCCATTTATG GGCAAACCCAGACCCAAGGTCACCTGGTTGAAAGAAGGCAAGGTCGTAGACTCTTCAGACATCAGCATCCGCAACACAGACTGCGACAGTATCATCTTCATTCGTAAAGCTGAGCGCAGCCACTCTGGAAAATATGAGATGACTGTGCATGTTGACAACCATGTGGACACTGCCATAATTGACATACAAATTGTGG ACCTTCCTGGGCCTCCTCAGTCTGTTACCATTGAAGATGTTTGGGGTGGAAATGTCGCTTTGGTCTGGACTCCACCCAAAGACAATGGAAACGCACCCATAATAGGCTACACCATTCAAAAAGCAGACAAGAAGACAATG GAATGGTACACATGCATTGAACATTACCACCGCACCTGTATCACCATCACAGAGTTGGTAGTTGGAAATGAGTACTTCTTCAGGATTTTTGCAGAAAACATGTGTGGCTTAAGCGAGAAGGCTACCCAAACCAAAAAAAGTGCCCTCATCGTCAAAGAAG GCTTGCAGGTGAAAACACATGAATTTGAAGACCACGACTTCAAGGAGGCGCCCATGTTCACACAGCCATTGATCAACACTTTTGCCATTGCCGGTTACAATGCTACTCTCAACTGCAGTGTTCGTGCAAACCCAAGG CCCAAAGTCATGTGGATGAAGAATAAAATAGCCATCATTGATGATCCACGCTACCGCATGTTTAGCAACCAAGGAGTATGTACTCTGGAGATCAGGAAGCCGAGCCCTTACGATGGTGGCATGTACACATGTAAGGCTATCAATGACCTGGGAGAGGCTCAAGTGGACTGCAagctggaggtcaaag GAGGCTTCACTTTCTACGAGCTAATGCAACGAGGAGTTCCCCTACACCTGATTGACCAATACATGAGCGAGACGAAGACTGTGGAACAGGAGAAGTAA